Proteins co-encoded in one Malus sylvestris chromosome 7, drMalSylv7.2, whole genome shotgun sequence genomic window:
- the LOC126627943 gene encoding monocopper oxidase-like protein SKS1, which produces MAALSVFSLFALFSLTHIALLPTLCFAADPFVFYDFRVSYITASPLGVPQRVIAVNGQFPGPAINATTNNNVVVNVHNELDENLLITWSGIQMRRNSWQDGVLGTNCPIPPSWNWTYQFQVKDQIGSFFYFPSLNLQRASGGFGSFHINNRQIIEIPFNQPAGDIFITIGDWYTQNHTALRTALDAGKDLGMPDGVLINGKGPYQYNNTLVPDGIQYETINVDPGKTYRVRVHNVGISTSLNFRIQNHNLLLAETEGCYTMQQNYTKIDIHVGQSYSFLITMDQNASSDYYIVASARFVNESLWQRVTGVAVLHYSNSKGPASGPLPDPPNDFYDKWWSVNQALSIRQNGSASGARPNPQGSFHYGEINVTDSYVIKTVPPQTIGGKLRATLNGISFGNLTTPIRLADQNKVRGAYKLDFPNKPLNKTPRTDISVINATYKGFIEIIFQNNDTTVQSFHLDGYFFFLVGMGYGDWTENSRNGYNRWDAVTRCTAQVLPGAWTAVFVSLDNPGAWNLRTQNLDRWYLGQETYLRIINPEEKGETEFGVPDNVLYCGALASRQKEQKHSSATSIPGGNWRLFISLLAAFFALVCTFR; this is translated from the exons ATGGCGGCCCTGTCTGTGTTCTCTCTGTTCGCTCTGTTTTCACTCACCCACATTGCTCTTCTCCCGACTCTCTGTTTCGCCGCAGACCCCTTCGTCTTCTACGACTTCCGCGTCTCTTACATCACCGCCTCTCCGCTCGGCGTTCCTCAGCGG GTTATAGCGGTTAATGGGCAGTTTCCAGGTCCTGCTATCAATGCTACTACAAACAACAATGTTGTTGTTAATGTACATAATGAATTGGACGAGAATCTCCTAATTACTTG GTCCGGGATTCAAATGCGGCGGAATTCATGGCAGGATGGTGTTCTTGGCACAAATTGTCCAATCCCTCCTTCGTGGAATTGGACTTATCAGTTTCAAGTTAAGGACCAGATCGGGAGCTTCTTCTACTTTCCATCTCTTAATTTGCAGAGAGCATCCGGAGGTTTTGGCTCCTTTCATATTAATAATAGGCAGATAATTGAAATTCCTTTTAATCAGCCTGCTGGTGATATCTTCATTACTATCGGTGACTGGTATACACAAAACCATACG GCACTGAGAACTGCTCTTGATGCTGGAAAAGATCTCGGGATGCCGGATGGAGTTCTTATCAATGGGAAGGGGCCTTATCAATACAACAATACCCTAGTACCTGATGGAATTCAGTATGAAACCATCAATGTTGATCCAG GAAAGACGTATAGAGTACGTGTGCACAACGTTGGTATTTCAACAAGTTTGAACTTTAGAATCCAGAATCACAATCTGCTTTTAGCTGAAACAGAGGGATGTTATACAATGCAACAAAACTATACCAAGATTGATATTCATGTTGGACAGTCCTATTCATTTCTTATTACCATGGATCAGAATGCCAGTAGTGATTACTACATTGTTGCAAGTGCAAGGTTTGTAAATGAATCACTTTGGCAGAGGGTTACGGGTGTTGCTGTCTTACACTACTCCAACTCTAAAGGACCAGCAAGTGGCCCTCTCCCTGACCCTCCCAATGACTTTTATGACAAGTGGTGGTCGGTGAACCAGGCATTGAGTATCAG GCAAAATGGATCTGCAAGTGGCGCTCGCCCTAATCCTCAGGGATCATTTCACTACGGTGAAATTAATGTCACTGATTCATACGTGATAAAGACTGTTCCACCACAGACAATTGGTGGGAAACTGCGTGCTACGCTAAATGGAATCTCGTTTGGCAACCTTACTACACCAATCAGGCTTGCTGATCAGAATAAAGTTAGAGGAGCCTATAAGCTTGATTTCCCCAATAAGCCACTTAATAAAACCCCCCGAACAGACATATCTGTCATCAATGCTACATATAAGGGTTTTATTGAAATCATTTTCCAGAACAATGACACCACAGTGCAGAGTTTCCATTTGGATggatatttctttttcttggttGG GATGGGTTATGGCGATTGGACTGAAAACAGCAGAAATGGATATAATAGGTGGGACGCGGTTACTCGATGCACTGCACAG GTTCTCCCTGGGGCATGGACAGCGGTGTTTGTCTCGCTTGACAATCCCGGAGCGTGGAATCTTAGAACTCAAAACCTTGATAGATGGTATCTTGGCCAAGAGACATATCTGAGAATCATAAATCCAGAGGAGAAGGGTGAAACAGAGTTTGGTGTGCCCGATAATGTTCTGTATTGCGGTGCTCTAGCCAGCAGACAGAA GGAACAGAAGCACTCTTCTGCAACATCAATTCCCGGCGGAAATTGGAGGCTGTTCATCTCTCTGCTAGCCGCGTTCTTCGCTTTGGTCTGTACTTTTCGATGA